The nucleotide sequence TCCTCCATGTCGCCGGTGACCAGCGTCGTGACCGGGCCGGCCCCGCTCTCGACGGTGACCAGCACCTGGGCGGAGGCGTCGTTCTCCTCGGGGGCCCGCGCGTCGGCGAGCAGCACGTGCCACCGCACCGGCCCGGCCGTGCCCGTCGCGCCGGTGCGGAGCCGTGCCGCGTCGGCGGGCGGGTCGACGCCCTCCGCCTCCCCGCCGCGCCCTCCCCTGCCCTGCCCCGGTGCGTCCCGGGTCGCGTAGTGCACCGCCCCGGGGGAGGCGCGGTCGACCACGCCGGCCAGTCCCCCGGCGTGGTCGGCGTGCAGGTGGGTGAGCAGCACGGCGTCCACCCGGTCGACGTCGAGGTCGTCGAGGCAGCGACGAGCGAGCCCCGGCTCGGGCCCGACGTCGACGACGACCCCCGCGCGCGGGCCGGACCGGAACACGGCCATGTCTCCCTGGCCGACGTCGCAGAACGCCACCGCCCAGTCCGGCGGGGCCGCGCCCGAGGCCCGCGGCACGAGGACCGCCCCGACCGCACCCGTGGTGGCCGCGGCCAGGGCGGCGGCGAGCACGACCAGGGCGGGGAGGCGCTCGCGGGTCCGCGGCGCGCTGCGGCCGACACGCCGGACCGGGGCGGTCCGGCGTCGTTCGAGCAGGAGCACGGCGGCGAATCCGAGGAGCGTCGCGGCCACCAGCAGGACGCCCAGCCCGGCGCCGAGGGCCCCGGCCGGCCACGGGCGCAGCGCCCCGGGCAGGGAGGCGCTGGTGTGGGCGACCCACCCGATCCAGGCCGCGGGCCACTGGATCACGGCCACGAGGGCGGCGGCGATCCCCGGCGCGGGCAGGGCGAGGGCGGCGGCGAGGGTGCCCAGGACGGTCACGGGCGGCACGGCCGGGGCGGCCAGCAGATTGGCCGGCACCGCGTAGGCCGACACCTCACCGGTCATGGCCAGGATGATCGGCTGGCAGGCCAGGTGGGCGGCCACGGTCACCGCGAGCGACGCCGAGAGCCACCGGGCCACGACGTCGGGCATCACCCGGCCGAGCCCGGCGTGCAGCGCACGGTCGAGGGGCGCGCCGCCCAGGACGATGCCCGCGGTCGCCGCCAGGGAGAGGTGGAAGGCCGGTTCCACGGCGAGGGCCGGCACCGCGACGAGCAGGGCCGTGCCGCCCACCGTCAGGAGTCCGAACGCCTGCCGCGCGCGGCCGAAGAACACCGCGAGGGCTCCGAGGGCGCCCATCACGGCCGCCCGGAGCACGGACGGCTCCGGCCCCACGACGACCACGAACACCCCGAGGACCGCCAGCCCGGCGCTGAGGACCACCGCCCGGTGCACCCGCGCGCAGCGCAGGGTGATCGCGACCGCGCCGAGGATCATGGCCACGTTGGCCCCGGACACGGCAGACAGGTGCGACAGGCCCGAGGCCTTCATGGCGTCGTCGAGGGCGGCCCCCTGGGCGGAGCGGTCGCCCAGCACCAGCCCCGGGATGAGTTCCGGCGCCGCGCCGACCATGTCCTCTGCGGAGTGACGGAACGCGGCGCGCAGCGCCTCCCGCCGCGGCGGGCCCGGGTCGCCGTCGGTGGCCCCGCCTCCCGCATCCGCCCCGCCGGGGCAGGGTCCCGGCTGCGGGACGGCCGCGGCGGCCAGGAACACCGTGGAACCGGACCTCGACGGCCGGGCCACGACGCACACCCGCGATCCCGGCCCGCCGCCGGGGGCCGCCGTCCCGTCCGACGGCGCGGCGATCGTCTCGGGCGGTGGGCCCGCGCCCGTGAGCCGAGCGGTCACGGGCGCCTCGGTGGCCCGCGGCGGGTTTCCGAACGTCTCGACCCGCACGGGCACGCTCCAGCGCGGGCCGAAGGCCGCCTCGCTCCGGGTGGCGGGCCCGTCCAGGGTCAGCTCGAGCCGCAGCGGTGAGCCGGCGTGCACCGCGCCGGTCCAGCCGCTGCCCTCGGCCGCGGCGGCGGGCCCGGCGGAGTGCTGCAGCATCAGGGCCGCGGCCACACCGGCCAGCGCCGTCGCGGTGGCCACGCCCCGTATCCGGCCGTTCGACCGGGCGGCGCCCAGGACGGCGGCCGCGGCGACGGCCAGCCCCGTGAGGGCCGCCGCCGAGCGGGCCGGGGCGTCCCAGCCGACGCCGAGGATCCCGAGGGTCAGGCAGGCGAGCAGGGCGGGCACCCACCGGGCGTCGAGCGGGCCGGGCACCTCGCGGCGGCGGGCGCGGCGGTCCACGGGATCGCTGGGCGGGCCCGGGGCCGGGTTCACCACGAGACGAGGTCGCGCAGCCGGTCGAGCGTGGCCGGGCCGATGCCGGAGACCGCGTCCAGGTCCTGCAGGCCGCTGAACGGGCCGACCGTCTCGCGGTGGGCGATGATCTTCTCCGCCGTGGCGGGGCCGACGCCGGGCAGGGTCTGCAGGTCCGCGGCGTCGGCGGTGTTCAGGTCCACGGTGCCGCCGGGCCCGGCACCGCCCGGCTCGTCTCCGGCACCGGCCCTGCCCGTGGTCGGCGTGGGCTGCTCCTGCGCGGCCCCGGCCACCCGGTCCAGGGCGTCCTGCGGCGTGTGGGCGGAGGGGACGAGGACCTGTTGGCCGTCGTCCAGCGGGGCCGCGAGGTTGATGCGCTCCGCCCGGGCGTCCCGGGTCGGGCCGCCGGCCGCGCGCACGGCGTCGGCCACCCGGGAGCCCGGCGCGAGGCTGACCACACCCGGCCGGGCGACCTCGCCCACCACGTGCACCCGCAGGGGGACGGACCCGGCGGGCCCGGACGCCTCCCCCGACGGCCCCGCCTCGGGCGTCGGCGCGTCGGTGCCCGCCGCCGTCGAGGCGGCGGAGGTCGCACCGGTCTGCGAGACGCCTGCACCGGCCGCGGGCGCCGGGATCGCCGCGGGCGGCGCCGGGGTGGTCAGCCAGGCCACCGCCCACCAGGCCGCGGCGGCGACGAGCAGCACGGTGACGGCCAGCAGGGCCGGCCGCCACCGCAGCACCGGGCCCCGGGGCGGGGTGCGCTCCCACTGGGACGCGGCGTGCGGGCCGGCTGTGTCGACGTCGGGGACGGCCGCGGCCGCGGGGCCCGGGGCGAACGCGGGCGGATCGTCGCAGAGGCGGTGGCTGGGGCTCATGCCGGCAGTCTGCGTCCGCGCGGCCGGCCAGGGCACGCTGCGCCCCCGGCCTGGGGATGACCACCGCGGTCCAGGGCGGTGTGCAGGAACGGACGCGTCCGTCTCCTCGGCGCTCCGGCACCGGCGGCCTCAGTCGCCCGAGCCCCCCGTGGGCGATTCCAGCGGGCAGATCACCACACCCAGGGCGCCCAGGCCCAGGTGTGCGGCGAGCACGGCGGGCAGCTCGACGACGGGCACGGGTGTGGTGGAGATCGGCTGCAGACGCTCCGCGAGCTGCCCGGCCGTCTCGGGGTCGCCGTACTCGTGCACGGCGATCCGCACCGGGTCCTCGCCGGCCCGCTCGGTCGCGAGCTCCACGAGGCGGTCGACGGCCCGGGCCGCGGACCGCGGGCGGTCGAGCAGGCCGATCGCGCCGTCGTCGACGGCCAGGACGGGGCGCACCTGCAGCAGGGTGCCCAGCAGCGAGGCCAGCCCGCTGATCCGCCCGCCCCGGCGCAGCTGCTCGAGGCTGGGCACCGTGAACAGCACCTGGCTGGAGTCCACGGTGGCCTCGAGGCGCTCGCGGATGCGCGCCACGGGCATGCCCACCCCCGCGTCCACGGCGGCGTCCACCACGGCCATGCCCAGCGCGAAGCCCACGGTCCGCGAGTCCACCACGGTCACCGGGCGCTCGGCGTCCGCGGCGGCCACGCGCGCGGCCTCCACGGTGCCGGAGAGCTCGCCGGACAGGTGCACGGAGAGGATGCGTGCATAGCCGGCGCGGGCCAGCTCGGCGTAGACCGTCCGGAACGCGCCCGGCGAGGGCCGCGAGGTGCGGACCGGGGTGCCGGCGGCCAGGGCCAGCGGCAGCTCCAGCGCGAGCTCGTCCGTCCCCTCCGTGTGGATCTGCTCGCCCACCATGACGGGCAGCGCCACCTGGCGGATCCCGGCGGCCAGACCGTGTCCGAGGACGGCGCCGGGCAGGGCGGCGGCCGAGTCCGTGACGACGGCCGTGCGGTCCCGGCGGGGCGGGCGCAGCCCGTAGCGCGCCCGCCCGGCCAGCTGCGAGCGGCGGGAGCGCAGGCGGACGAGCGCGTCGTCGCGCCACTGCTCGATGCTCGCCACGGCCTGCCTCCTCTCCCCCGGCTCGGTCGGGACCGGTCTCACGCGGTCAGCGAATCACCAGGTTCACGAGCTTGGGCTCGCGCACGATCACCTTGACGATCTGGGCGTCCCCGATGAAGTTCCGCACCTTCTGCGACGCGCGGGCGCGCGCCTCGAGGTCCTCGGCCGTGATGTCCGCAGGCACCTCGAGGGTGTCGCGGACCTTGCCCTTGACCTGGACGACGGCCGTGACGGTGTCCTCGACCAGCAGCGACTCGTCCACCGCGGGCCAGCCGGCGCGGACCACGGACGGCTCGTGGCCCAGGAGGACCCACATGTCCTCGGCCGTGTACGGCGCCACGAGGGAGAGCAGCACGGCCACGGCCTCGACGGCCTCGCGGACGGCGGGATCGGCCGCGCCGGCACCCGCGTCGATCTCCTTGCGGGCCGCGTTGACCAGCTCCATCGTCTTGGCGACGACCACGTTGAACTTGCCGTCGTCCAGCAGCTGCTGGGCCTCGTGCACGGTCCGGTGCGTCACCCGGCGCAGGGCCACGGCCCCGTCCGCCGGGTCCGCGCCGGCCGGGGCGCCCGTCGCGCGGACGTCGCGGGCCAGGCGCCACGCGCGGGCCAGGAACTTGCCGGCCGCGCCCGGGGCGACGTCGGCCCAGTCCACGTCGTCCTCAGGCGGCGAGGCGAACACCATGGTCAGACGCACGGCGTCGACGCCGAACTCGTCCAGCTGATCGCCCAGGTCCACGCCGTTGCCCAGCGACTTGGACATGGCCTTGCCGCCGTTGAGCACCTGGCCCTGGTTGAGCAGGGAGCGGAACGGCTCGGTGAAGGGCACCAGGCCGAGGTCGTGCAGGGCCTTGGTGAAGAAGCGGGCGTACAGCAGGTGCAGGATCGCGTGCTCCACGCCGCCCACGTACTGGTCCACGGGCAGCCAGCGGCGCAGGGCCTCGGGGTCGAAGACGCGGGCGTCGTCGTTCGGGGACGCGTAGCGGAGCACGTACCAGGACGAGTCCACGAACGTGTCCATGGTGTCGGTGTCCCGTCGCGCGGGGCCGCCGCACTGCGGGCAGTCCACCTCGACCCACGACGTCGCCGCGGCCAGGGGTGACCGGCCCTTCGGGGCCAGCTGCTCGCCCTTCAGGTCGGTCGGCAGGGTGACCGGCAGCTGGTCCTCCGGCACGAGGACCTCGCCGCAGTCCGGGCAGTGCACCACGGGGATCGGGGTGCCCCAGAAGCGCTGACGGGAGAGCAGCCAGTCGCGCAGGCGGTACGTGGTGGTGGCCCGGCCGGTGCCGCGCTCCTCCATGATCTCGATGGCCCGCGCGATGGCCGCGGTCTTGTCCAGGCCGTCGAGCTCGCCGGAGTTCACCAGGATGCCCTCGCCGGTCGTCGCGACGCCGGAGACCGCCGGGTCCTCCTCACCGGTGTCCAGCACGGTGCGCACGGGCAGGCCCATGGCGCGGGCGAAGTCGAGGTCGCGCTGGTCGTGGGCCGGCACGGCCATGATGGCGCCCGTGCCGTAGTCGGCCAGCACGTAGTCCGAGGCCCAGATCGGCAGGCGTTCACCGGTCAGCGGGTTCACGGCGTGGCGGCCCAGGAACACGCCGCTCTTCGGGCGGTCCGTGGCCTGGCGGTCGATGTCCGAGACCTTCTTCAGGTCCTCGCGGTACGCCTCGAGTTCGGCCCGCACGTCGTCGCCGGCGAGCTCGGCGGCCAGCGGCGCGTCGGCGGCGACCACCATGAAGGTCGCGCCGTACAGCGTGTCCGGCCGCGTGGTGAAGACCGTGACGACGGGGCCGTCCTCGACCTGGAAGTCGACGTGGGCGCCCTCGGAGCGGCCGATCCAGTTGCGCTGCATGGCGAGCACGCGCTCGGGCCAGTGGCCGGTGAGCTGGTCCATGTCGTCCAGCAGCGCGTCCGCGTATTCGGTGAT is from Micrococcus luteus NCTC 2665 and encodes:
- the leuS gene encoding leucine--tRNA ligase, which codes for MSQTTDSAVPATPSIPADAEYSFRDVEARWAGYWEQAGTFAPREDGSETRTVVDMFPYPSGDLHMGHAEAFAMGDVVARHWMQRGFDVLHPIGWDSFGLPAENAAIKRDAHPAEWTYANIETQKRSFQRYGIAVDWSRELHTSDPEYYRWTQWLFQQLYRKGLAYRKDSPVNWCPQDQTVLANEQVVDGRCERCGTEVTKRTLNQWYFRITEYADALLDDMDQLTGHWPERVLAMQRNWIGRSEGAHVDFQVEDGPVVTVFTTRPDTLYGATFMVVAADAPLAAELAGDDVRAELEAYREDLKKVSDIDRQATDRPKSGVFLGRHAVNPLTGERLPIWASDYVLADYGTGAIMAVPAHDQRDLDFARAMGLPVRTVLDTGEEDPAVSGVATTGEGILVNSGELDGLDKTAAIARAIEIMEERGTGRATTTYRLRDWLLSRQRFWGTPIPVVHCPDCGEVLVPEDQLPVTLPTDLKGEQLAPKGRSPLAAATSWVEVDCPQCGGPARRDTDTMDTFVDSSWYVLRYASPNDDARVFDPEALRRWLPVDQYVGGVEHAILHLLYARFFTKALHDLGLVPFTEPFRSLLNQGQVLNGGKAMSKSLGNGVDLGDQLDEFGVDAVRLTMVFASPPEDDVDWADVAPGAAGKFLARAWRLARDVRATGAPAGADPADGAVALRRVTHRTVHEAQQLLDDGKFNVVVAKTMELVNAARKEIDAGAGAADPAVREAVEAVAVLLSLVAPYTAEDMWVLLGHEPSVVRAGWPAVDESLLVEDTVTAVVQVKGKVRDTLEVPADITAEDLEARARASQKVRNFIGDAQIVKVIVREPKLVNLVIR
- a CDS encoding ComEA family DNA-binding protein, with protein sequence MSPSHRLCDDPPAFAPGPAAAAVPDVDTAGPHAASQWERTPPRGPVLRWRPALLAVTVLLVAAAAWWAVAWLTTPAPPAAIPAPAAGAGVSQTGATSAASTAAGTDAPTPEAGPSGEASGPAGSVPLRVHVVGEVARPGVVSLAPGSRVADAVRAAGGPTRDARAERINLAAPLDDGQQVLVPSAHTPQDALDRVAGAAQEQPTPTTGRAGAGDEPGGAGPGGTVDLNTADAADLQTLPGVGPATAEKIIAHRETVGPFSGLQDLDAVSGIGPATLDRLRDLVSW
- a CDS encoding ComEC/Rec2 family competence protein codes for the protein MVNPAPGPPSDPVDRRARRREVPGPLDARWVPALLACLTLGILGVGWDAPARSAAALTGLAVAAAAVLGAARSNGRIRGVATATALAGVAAALMLQHSAGPAAAAEGSGWTGAVHAGSPLRLELTLDGPATRSEAAFGPRWSVPVRVETFGNPPRATEAPVTARLTGAGPPPETIAAPSDGTAAPGGGPGSRVCVVARPSRSGSTVFLAAAAVPQPGPCPGGADAGGGATDGDPGPPRREALRAAFRHSAEDMVGAAPELIPGLVLGDRSAQGAALDDAMKASGLSHLSAVSGANVAMILGAVAITLRCARVHRAVVLSAGLAVLGVFVVVVGPEPSVLRAAVMGALGALAVFFGRARQAFGLLTVGGTALLVAVPALAVEPAFHLSLAATAGIVLGGAPLDRALHAGLGRVMPDVVARWLSASLAVTVAAHLACQPIILAMTGEVSAYAVPANLLAAPAVPPVTVLGTLAAALALPAPGIAAALVAVIQWPAAWIGWVAHTSASLPGALRPWPAGALGAGLGVLLVAATLLGFAAVLLLERRRTAPVRRVGRSAPRTRERLPALVVLAAALAAATTGAVGAVLVPRASGAAPPDWAVAFCDVGQGDMAVFRSGPRAGVVVDVGPEPGLARRCLDDLDVDRVDAVLLTHLHADHAGGLAGVVDRASPGAVHYATRDAPGQGRGGRGGEAEGVDPPADAARLRTGATGTAGPVRWHVLLADARAPEENDASAQVLVTVESGAGPVTTLVTGDMEEDASAAWVAGRRSDAAAPPRVDVLKVAHHGARNGGTAVPRAAGARLHVVSVGADNPYGHPHRATVDALGRLGPVARTDLHGTLALTAADGPDPEGAPELAAHTVRPPSSVRTGP
- a CDS encoding DegV family protein — translated: MASIEQWRDDALVRLRSRRSQLAGRARYGLRPPRRDRTAVVTDSAAALPGAVLGHGLAAGIRQVALPVMVGEQIHTEGTDELALELPLALAAGTPVRTSRPSPGAFRTVYAELARAGYARILSVHLSGELSGTVEAARVAAADAERPVTVVDSRTVGFALGMAVVDAAVDAGVGMPVARIRERLEATVDSSQVLFTVPSLEQLRRGGRISGLASLLGTLLQVRPVLAVDDGAIGLLDRPRSAARAVDRLVELATERAGEDPVRIAVHEYGDPETAGQLAERLQPISTTPVPVVELPAVLAAHLGLGALGVVICPLESPTGGSGD